A genomic region of Alicyclobacillus sp. SO9 contains the following coding sequences:
- a CDS encoding YggT family protein: protein MWFQLVNIIGNILYIYLYLLIAVAIMSWIPDVAETQLGRILRRITDPYLNLFRRFIPPLNLGGMMLDIAFFIAFFVYYLAINEVIRLLNSFG, encoded by the coding sequence ATGTGGTTTCAATTGGTAAACATCATAGGTAACATTCTTTATATTTACTTGTATCTGTTAATTGCAGTGGCCATCATGTCGTGGATCCCGGATGTGGCAGAAACACAACTTGGGCGGATTCTGCGGCGTATTACGGACCCCTACTTGAATTTGTTCCGCAGGTTTATTCCGCCGCTGAACCTCGGAGGGATGATGCTGGACATTGCTTTCTTCATTGCATTTTTCGTGTATTACTTGGCCATTAACGAGGTTATCCGTTTGCTGAACAGCTTTGGATAA
- a CDS encoding RNA-binding protein, with the protein MAEELHIDGWARAAERPFLRRLDDIALQVESRYTAELTDFLTPREQILAESMARHHNLNITFFGGYDGAERQRALIAPSYWVERQADYRICILSATLNQQRSASHRHIMGSLLGTGVKRKKVGDIGLNSEKAYVVMDTDLADFVQANWRLPGMFDGVIQRLDHVDAFPVSQYELTNGSVSSLRLDAVIAQFCKYSRSKAQEAVKRGHVTLNFAEVTNPAESLEQGDVISIRGFGRLKLMSLEGESKRGKQRLQIGVLKS; encoded by the coding sequence TTGGCAGAAGAGCTTCATATTGACGGATGGGCGAGAGCCGCCGAGCGACCGTTTCTGCGTCGGCTGGATGACATTGCCCTACAAGTTGAATCGCGCTATACTGCGGAACTCACGGATTTTCTAACGCCACGAGAGCAGATACTCGCCGAGTCGATGGCGCGCCACCACAATCTGAACATCACCTTCTTTGGCGGGTATGATGGAGCCGAACGGCAACGGGCTTTGATTGCTCCTTCATACTGGGTGGAAAGACAAGCCGACTACAGGATTTGCATTCTGTCGGCGACACTCAATCAACAGCGCTCAGCTTCACACCGTCATATCATGGGCTCGCTTTTAGGCACCGGTGTAAAACGCAAGAAAGTCGGGGATATAGGTCTGAATTCTGAGAAAGCCTATGTAGTGATGGACACGGACTTAGCGGATTTTGTGCAGGCGAACTGGCGTCTGCCGGGTATGTTCGACGGAGTGATTCAACGTCTGGACCATGTTGATGCTTTTCCAGTTAGCCAATATGAGCTTACGAATGGAAGTGTGTCTTCGCTGAGGCTGGATGCAGTCATTGCGCAATTCTGTAAGTATTCCCGCAGTAAAGCTCAAGAGGCGGTCAAACGAGGGCATGTCACTCTTAACTTTGCTGAAGTCACCAACCCGGCGGAGTCACTCGAACAAGGGGATGTCATCTCCATTCGAGGCTTTGGCAGATTAAAGCTGATGAGTCTCGAAGGTGAGTCCAAGCGAGGGAAACAACGCCTGCAAATAGGTGTATTGAAGTCGTAA
- a CDS encoding DivIVA domain-containing protein: MPLSPLDIHNKEFGRSFRGYDEDEVDDFLERVIQDYEGLIRQNKELDERMGDLKEQLKHFTNIEESLSKSIVVAQETAEEVKTNARKEAQLIVKEAEKNADRIVAEALNKSRKIAMDGEEIQKQSSMFRARFRSLLQAQLEMLESDDWDKIGQELPAKESYAYETHSDNAG; this comes from the coding sequence ATGCCGCTGTCCCCGTTAGATATTCACAATAAAGAGTTTGGACGGTCTTTTCGCGGTTACGATGAAGATGAGGTTGACGATTTTCTGGAGCGTGTGATTCAGGATTACGAGGGACTCATTCGTCAAAACAAAGAACTTGATGAGCGTATGGGCGACCTTAAGGAGCAACTGAAGCATTTCACAAACATTGAGGAGAGCCTGAGTAAGTCCATTGTGGTGGCTCAGGAAACGGCGGAGGAAGTCAAGACCAATGCGCGTAAAGAGGCTCAACTCATTGTGAAAGAAGCAGAAAAGAACGCGGATAGAATCGTTGCCGAGGCCTTGAATAAGTCGAGGAAAATTGCAATGGATGGGGAGGAAATTCAGAAACAGTCATCCATGTTTCGGGCTCGTTTTCGTTCTTTGCTCCAAGCTCAGTTGGAAATGCTCGAATCAGATGATTGGGACAAAATAGGGCAGGAACTCCCCGCCAAGGAATCATATGCGTACGAAACGCACTCTGACAATGCCGGTTAG
- a CDS encoding TraR/DksA C4-type zinc finger protein: protein MELKLVQERLKKDYDHIRRKLLNSGEYGLTNVERDELGELSAYDNHPADIASEVWEREKDVGLRDRDKLQLQAIERALSAIYQGTYGVCQSCGTQIPQERLEALPIAVLCKVCQEQDEAQHPNRDWPVEEEFLYPGYARTNLDNTTNVEFDGEDSWQAVARYNERPDYPFDPDLGELDDNEGIVEETDAISNEMYKRKG, encoded by the coding sequence GTGGAACTAAAGCTTGTGCAAGAACGTCTCAAGAAGGACTATGACCATATTCGTCGGAAGTTGTTGAATTCAGGAGAATACGGACTTACTAACGTCGAAAGAGATGAGTTGGGCGAATTGTCGGCATATGACAATCATCCAGCAGACATTGCGAGTGAAGTCTGGGAAAGAGAAAAGGATGTCGGCCTTCGCGACCGCGATAAACTGCAGCTTCAGGCAATTGAACGAGCTTTGTCTGCAATCTATCAGGGCACCTATGGTGTTTGTCAATCATGCGGCACGCAAATCCCGCAGGAACGGTTGGAAGCCCTGCCAATTGCTGTGTTGTGCAAAGTATGCCAGGAGCAGGATGAAGCACAACATCCGAATCGTGACTGGCCCGTTGAAGAGGAATTTCTGTACCCGGGGTATGCCAGGACAAACCTCGATAACACCACAAATGTGGAATTTGACGGAGAAGATTCTTGGCAGGCTGTAGCACGTTACAATGAGCGTCCCGACTATCCCTTTGACCCCGACTTGGGTGAATTGGATGATAACGAAGGGATTGTCGAGGAAACCGACGCTATCAGCAATGAAATGTACAAACGGAAGGGCTGA
- the lspA gene encoding signal peptidase II — translation MIYLLAALVFAADQVIKWEVRSHMAITQSIPVFPPVLYLDYIRNSGGAFGILPHFRILFVLVAMVVIAAVIYVDVRYKPVLWTRIGLGLLLGGALGNMWDRIVFGNVTDYMYLQIIHFPIFNLADVMIDVGVIMLLIRSLQSDRSSRKDD, via the coding sequence GTGATCTACCTACTAGCCGCACTGGTTTTTGCCGCCGATCAAGTCATTAAATGGGAAGTACGGAGCCACATGGCGATTACGCAAAGCATTCCTGTATTTCCGCCGGTTTTGTACCTCGACTACATTCGCAACTCAGGCGGTGCATTTGGTATCTTACCACATTTCCGGATTCTCTTCGTACTTGTGGCAATGGTGGTTATCGCAGCTGTAATTTATGTTGATGTCAGGTATAAGCCTGTGTTATGGACGCGTATTGGCCTTGGCTTACTATTGGGAGGCGCCCTTGGAAACATGTGGGACCGCATCGTGTTTGGTAATGTTACGGATTATATGTACCTTCAGATAATACACTTCCCAATTTTTAATCTAGCGGATGTGATGATTGATGTTGGCGTAATTATGCTGCTGATTAGGAGTCTCCAGTCAGACCGGTCATCAAGGAAGGACGACTAA
- a CDS encoding RluA family pseudouridine synthase, whose product MNEKWAIVESFTAEAQDEGIRLDKWLTDVLQERDYDVSRNQVQDWLKQGFIQRREYTRRLRSSDLIEPGYEFSVAVPAAQSAEITGESIPLDVVYEDAEVIVINKPRGMVVHPGAGHTTGTMVNALVGRGTQLSNLGGEMRPGVVHRIDKDTSGLLVFAKTDRAYHGLSEQLREHSMTRQYEAICHGLVTHDNGTIDAPVGRDAKNRQRMAVTELGKEAVTHFRVEQRFTRHTFLSLRLETGRTHQIRVHLAYIGHPLAGDPIYGPRHTLPIAGQALHAHTLGFVHPVTKEELVFEAAVPQDMTVLLEGLRQGMW is encoded by the coding sequence ATGAATGAAAAATGGGCTATTGTAGAATCCTTTACTGCAGAAGCACAAGACGAAGGAATACGGCTCGACAAGTGGCTGACGGATGTACTTCAGGAGCGAGACTACGACGTGTCTCGAAACCAGGTGCAGGACTGGCTGAAGCAAGGTTTCATTCAACGCCGGGAATACACCCGGAGACTGCGCAGCAGCGATTTGATTGAGCCAGGCTATGAGTTCTCTGTTGCGGTCCCCGCCGCACAGAGCGCGGAGATAACAGGAGAAAGCATTCCTTTGGACGTGGTGTATGAGGACGCGGAAGTCATCGTTATCAATAAACCACGAGGGATGGTTGTCCATCCAGGTGCAGGTCATACTACAGGGACAATGGTAAACGCCCTTGTTGGCCGGGGGACACAGTTGTCGAATCTGGGAGGAGAGATGCGCCCGGGTGTAGTGCATCGCATCGATAAAGACACATCTGGTTTGCTGGTCTTTGCCAAGACTGACAGAGCTTATCATGGGCTGTCAGAGCAGCTTCGAGAGCATTCCATGACGAGGCAGTATGAGGCCATTTGCCATGGACTCGTGACGCACGACAATGGGACGATTGATGCACCTGTTGGCCGTGACGCAAAAAATCGGCAACGGATGGCCGTGACGGAACTCGGGAAAGAGGCTGTCACACATTTCCGGGTGGAACAGCGATTCACGCGACATACCTTTCTTTCCTTACGACTCGAGACAGGACGAACCCATCAAATTCGGGTACATCTAGCGTACATAGGTCATCCTTTAGCTGGCGATCCAATCTATGGTCCGCGACATACGCTGCCAATTGCAGGGCAGGCGCTGCACGCCCATACGCTGGGCTTTGTTCATCCCGTGACCAAAGAGGAACTGGTGTTTGAAGCCGCTGTGCCACAGGACATGACAGTACTGCTTGAAGGGTTGCGTCAGGGGATGTGGTAG
- the pyrR gene encoding bifunctional pyr operon transcriptional regulator/uracil phosphoribosyltransferase PyrR, translating to MQKKAQLMDATGMRRSITRMAHEILERNKGLSQVILVGIERRGVHLANRIADRLLDIEGVQPEVFALDPRPYRDDVPSSENNRIPLEGFPVEDKVVVLVDDVLYTGRTVRAAMDAIMTTGRAKMIQLAVLADRGHRELPIRPDYVGKNVPTARDEAIEVMLNELDEEDSVWITGQQN from the coding sequence ATGCAGAAGAAAGCACAGTTAATGGATGCGACTGGAATGCGCCGATCTATCACGAGAATGGCGCACGAGATTTTGGAGCGGAACAAGGGACTCAGTCAGGTAATTCTGGTGGGGATTGAGCGAAGGGGAGTTCACCTTGCCAATCGAATTGCGGACAGGCTGCTTGACATCGAAGGTGTGCAGCCTGAGGTTTTTGCCCTTGACCCGCGTCCTTACCGGGATGACGTTCCTTCCTCGGAGAACAACAGAATCCCTCTTGAAGGCTTTCCAGTGGAGGACAAAGTGGTTGTGCTTGTGGATGACGTACTGTACACAGGACGCACGGTTCGGGCGGCCATGGACGCAATTATGACCACCGGACGTGCGAAGATGATTCAACTGGCAGTGCTGGCAGACCGAGGTCACAGGGAGTTGCCGATTCGACCAGACTATGTGGGGAAGAATGTGCCGACAGCTCGCGATGAAGCGATTGAAGTCATGTTAAACGAACTGGACGAAGAGGACAGCGTCTGGATTACAGGACAGCAAAACTGA
- the pyrB gene encoding aspartate carbamoyltransferase, protein MLSSKSLDRRRVEKLIASAEQLRGLPRRDLLSVLAGKVVATLFYEPSTRTRLSFEAAVVRLGGQVVSSENAKETSSAKKGERLSDVFRVVGAYADALVVRHHETGAIEGAADKSPVPIINAGSGSGEHPTQALLDAYTIWRELGGLDGRKICIMGDLKYGRTVHSLVQVLTLFDDIEVVLFHPESLALPEALTKHAQANGTVVRRAGTFAEAVHNADVIYQTRVQIERLQDADEAAEAGEYLLTKDHMNLVPEHARILHPLPRVNELALEVDDDPRAAYFRQVENGLYIRMALLKELIGGDVLADETAGRKFAQSC, encoded by the coding sequence ATGCTCTCGTCAAAAAGTTTGGACAGGCGGCGCGTCGAAAAACTGATTGCATCTGCTGAACAGCTGCGGGGATTGCCGCGCCGAGATTTGCTGAGTGTTCTTGCCGGGAAGGTTGTAGCAACGCTGTTCTACGAGCCCAGCACACGTACCAGGTTGTCCTTTGAAGCGGCGGTTGTTCGGCTTGGCGGTCAGGTGGTCAGCAGCGAGAACGCAAAGGAAACCTCTTCTGCCAAAAAAGGTGAGCGGCTTTCAGATGTCTTTCGCGTAGTCGGGGCCTATGCCGATGCCCTTGTCGTTCGTCACCATGAGACTGGAGCGATTGAAGGAGCGGCTGATAAAAGCCCTGTTCCCATCATTAATGCGGGCTCAGGTTCGGGAGAACACCCCACCCAGGCACTCCTCGACGCCTACACGATATGGCGCGAACTCGGTGGTTTGGACGGGCGAAAAATCTGTATTATGGGTGATTTAAAATACGGTCGTACCGTTCACTCTCTGGTTCAGGTACTGACGCTCTTCGATGACATTGAAGTGGTGTTGTTTCATCCCGAGTCGCTGGCGCTTCCAGAAGCGTTAACGAAGCATGCACAAGCCAACGGGACCGTCGTTCGGCGGGCCGGGACGTTTGCTGAAGCTGTGCACAATGCGGATGTCATTTACCAGACAAGGGTCCAGATTGAGAGACTCCAGGACGCCGACGAAGCAGCCGAGGCGGGAGAATATCTGTTGACGAAAGACCACATGAACTTGGTTCCGGAGCACGCGAGAATACTTCACCCGCTGCCAAGAGTCAATGAATTGGCTCTCGAAGTCGATGACGACCCCCGGGCGGCTTATTTTCGACAGGTGGAAAATGGACTGTATATACGCATGGCGCTGCTCAAAGAGCTGATTGGAGGAGATGTACTTGCAGACGAAACTGCAGGGCGGAAATTTGCTCAATCTTGTTGA
- a CDS encoding dihydroorotase: protein MQTKLQGGNLLNLVDGSLTTVDVIVDDVTGKVAAIGENLGHVDEVIQLNGEVLLPGFVDLHVHLRDPGFTDKETIATGAAAAAAGGFTQIACMPNTNPPLDSPAQLDYVTQRSREAGAARVLPIACITERQEGNTLTDFERLKCSGAVALSDDGKGVQDGGLMREALIQAKKAGLPVAIHAEDESISGPGVLNEGAAKRLGLPAIPGAAESAMIARDILLAEETGAHIHICHVSVESAVALVRFAKERGVSITAEVTPHHLLLSDDLITADDGNFKVNPPLRSQRDKEACLRGFLDGTLDVVATDHAPHTESEKAQGIKKAPFGLVGIETVFPLLYTYLVVPGLMSLSELVKRMSTLPSQAFGLPGGVIRAGGPADIAVVDLETERDILPENFLSKGRNTPFANWRASGWTKLTIQGGRVVFRDSMAKATVGE, encoded by the coding sequence TTGCAGACGAAACTGCAGGGCGGAAATTTGCTCAATCTTGTTGACGGGAGCTTGACAACGGTTGACGTCATTGTGGATGACGTGACTGGGAAAGTCGCCGCCATTGGAGAGAACCTCGGTCATGTTGACGAAGTGATTCAACTGAATGGAGAAGTGCTGCTGCCTGGGTTTGTGGATCTGCATGTACATCTTCGCGATCCCGGTTTTACAGACAAAGAGACCATCGCCACTGGTGCGGCGGCCGCTGCGGCCGGAGGTTTCACGCAGATTGCCTGTATGCCGAACACCAATCCACCCTTGGACTCGCCGGCACAGCTTGACTACGTAACACAGCGCTCGCGTGAAGCCGGGGCGGCCAGGGTGCTGCCTATTGCTTGCATCACTGAACGCCAGGAAGGGAACACGCTGACAGACTTTGAACGTTTAAAGTGCTCTGGCGCGGTCGCTCTTTCGGATGACGGCAAGGGTGTTCAAGACGGCGGCTTGATGCGAGAGGCCTTGATCCAAGCGAAAAAAGCAGGCCTGCCTGTGGCAATCCATGCAGAGGATGAATCCATTTCAGGCCCAGGGGTACTAAATGAAGGTGCGGCAAAACGACTCGGTTTGCCGGCAATCCCGGGTGCCGCAGAGTCTGCGATGATTGCCCGTGACATTCTGCTGGCGGAAGAGACTGGAGCTCACATTCACATTTGCCACGTCAGTGTGGAGTCAGCGGTGGCTTTAGTCCGGTTTGCCAAAGAGCGGGGCGTGTCCATCACAGCTGAAGTGACACCCCATCACTTGCTTTTATCCGATGACCTGATTACAGCTGACGACGGGAACTTCAAGGTCAACCCGCCGCTGCGCAGTCAGCGCGATAAGGAGGCCTGTTTACGGGGCTTTCTGGACGGCACTTTGGATGTGGTCGCGACCGATCACGCTCCTCATACAGAGTCAGAAAAGGCCCAGGGCATCAAAAAGGCACCCTTTGGTTTGGTCGGGATTGAGACGGTGTTTCCGCTGTTGTACACATACCTGGTTGTCCCGGGCTTGATGAGTCTCTCCGAACTAGTGAAGAGAATGTCCACGCTTCCGAGCCAGGCCTTTGGTCTGCCGGGCGGTGTCATTCGGGCAGGAGGCCCAGCTGATATTGCCGTGGTGGATTTGGAAACAGAGCGGGACATTCTTCCCGAAAACTTCCTGTCAAAAGGCCGAAACACACCTTTTGCAAATTGGCGAGCAAGCGGCTGGACGAAATTGACGATTCAAGGCGGACGTGTAGTTTTTCGTGATTCCATGGCAAAAGCGACAGTAGGGGAGTGA
- a CDS encoding carbamoyl phosphate synthase small subunit, whose translation MAGKSKERKQARLILENGMVFTGIGFGADGESIGEVVFNTGMTGYQEILTDPSYCGQIVTMTYPLIGNYGVNVEDVESRKPYVRGFVVREFSAVDSHYKSMNNLEKYLKDNNIIGISEIDTRKLTKEIRSEGTMKAVLTTLDDDVSTVLEKLKTPLPRNQIEEVTTPTAYRCPGEGRRVVAMDFGMKSGVVRSLLARNCDVIVVPATTTAEEILAWQPHGVMLSNGPGDPEDAPYAVEALQKLIGKVPVFGICLGHQLIGLACGAKTEKLRFGHRGVNHPVRNIRTGKVAITSQNHGYVVQPGSLESTDLRLTHVNQNDDTVEGMAHKKHPVFSVQYHPEARPGPDDSDDLFDEFMQMMDEVKEGRWVPNA comes from the coding sequence GTGGCAGGCAAGAGCAAGGAGAGAAAACAGGCGAGATTAATACTGGAAAACGGCATGGTCTTCACCGGTATAGGATTTGGCGCCGACGGAGAATCCATTGGTGAAGTGGTATTTAATACCGGAATGACTGGATATCAGGAGATTTTAACGGATCCCTCCTACTGTGGACAAATTGTAACGATGACCTATCCGCTCATCGGCAATTACGGGGTGAATGTGGAAGACGTAGAGTCGAGAAAGCCTTATGTGAGAGGTTTTGTCGTGCGAGAGTTTAGCGCCGTGGACAGCCATTATAAAAGCATGAATAACCTGGAGAAATACCTCAAGGACAACAACATCATTGGCATTTCAGAGATTGACACGAGGAAATTGACAAAGGAAATTCGAAGCGAAGGTACGATGAAAGCTGTTTTAACTACCTTAGACGATGATGTCAGCACAGTACTTGAAAAGTTGAAAACACCGTTGCCAAGGAATCAGATTGAAGAGGTAACGACCCCCACTGCCTATCGCTGCCCTGGCGAAGGACGGCGCGTTGTGGCCATGGACTTCGGCATGAAATCAGGTGTGGTTCGTTCACTGCTGGCACGCAACTGTGACGTCATTGTGGTACCGGCCACCACCACTGCCGAAGAAATCCTGGCGTGGCAGCCCCATGGCGTGATGCTCAGCAATGGCCCGGGTGACCCTGAAGATGCGCCCTATGCTGTAGAAGCCTTGCAGAAACTCATCGGCAAGGTCCCGGTCTTTGGGATTTGCCTCGGACACCAGTTGATTGGTCTTGCCTGCGGTGCAAAAACCGAAAAACTGCGCTTTGGCCACCGCGGTGTCAACCATCCTGTCCGCAACATTCGCACAGGCAAAGTTGCCATCACCTCACAGAATCACGGTTACGTGGTGCAGCCTGGGTCTTTAGAGTCAACGGATTTGAGACTAACCCATGTAAATCAAAATGATGACACTGTGGAAGGCATGGCACACAAGAAGCACCCAGTGTTCTCTGTGCAGTATCATCCGGAGGCGCGCCCCGGCCCGGATGATTCGGACGACTTGTTCGACGAATTCATGCAGATGATGGATGAGGTAAAAGAAGGGAGATGGGTTCCAAATGCCTAA